The following coding sequences lie in one Cryptococcus neoformans var. neoformans B-3501A chromosome 2, whole genome shotgun sequence genomic window:
- a CDS encoding hypothetical protein (HMMPfam hit to Iso_dh, Isocitrate/isopropylmalate dehydrogenase, score: 367.0, E(): 2.4e-107): MLARSTTAFTRSSLLRSTRPLAFAMASRNYASTPAGIDRIKVKNPVVEIDGDEMTRIIWKKIREELILPYVDVDLKYYDLGMESRDATNDQITIDSAEAIKKYSVGVKCATITPDEARVKEFKLKEMWRSPNGTIRNILGGTVFREPIILDKIPKPVPGWTKPICIGRHAFGDQYRSTDFIAPGPGKLTLTYTPAEGGAPTELNVYDFKGKGVALAMYNTDESIYGFAHASFKMALSKKMPLFMSTKNTILKKYDGRFKDIFQEVYESTYKAEFEKLGVYYEHRLIDDMVAQAIKSSGGFVWACKNYDGDVMSDILAQGFGSLGMMTSELITPDGKTMESEAAHGTVTRHYRQYQAGHETSTNPVASIFAWTRGLAFRAKLDETPALEAFAKDLEAACVEVIDKDGIMTKDLALAMKGKDMTRDDWVTTDVYMKKVNERLVEKLKARSA, translated from the exons ATG CTCGCTCGAAGCACCACTGCCTTTACGcgctcatctcttctccgaTCAACTAGACCTTTAGCATTCGCAATGGCTTCACGCAACTATGCTTCCACCCCTGCCGGCATCGACAGGATCAAGGTCAAGAACCCCGTGGTTGAGATTGACGGTGATGAGATGACAAGGATcatctggaagaagatcaggGAGGAG CTTATCTTGCCCTACGTTGACGTTGACCTCAAGTACTACGACTTGGGAATGGAGAGCCGAGATGCT ACCAACGACCAAATCACTATCGACTCTGCCGAAGCTATCAAAAAGTACTCTGTCGGTGTCAAGTGCGCTACCATCACCCCTGACGAGGCTCGAGTCAAGGAATTCAAATTGAAGGAAATGTGGCGAAGCCCCAACGGAACT ATCCGAAACATCCTCGGAGGAACCGTCTTCCGAGAGCCCATTATCCTCGACAAGATCCCCAAGCCCGTCCCCGGATGGACCAAGCCCATCTGTATCGGTCGACATGCTTTCGGTGACCAATACCGATCCACCGACTTTATCGCCCCCGGACCCGGAAAGCTCACCCTCACTTACACCCCCGCTGAAGGAGGTGCCCCCACCGAGCTCAACGTCTACGActtcaagggcaagggtgTCGCCTTGGCCATGTATAACACCGACGAAAGCATTTACGGTTTCGCCCACGCGAGCTTCAAGATGGCTTTAAGCAAGAAGATGCCCTTGTTCATGTCTACCAAGAA CACCATCTTGAAGAAGTACGATGGCCGATTCAAGGACATTTTCCAAGAGGTCTACGAATCTACGTACAAGGCCGAGTTTGAGAAGCTCGGTGTCTATTATGAGCATCGCCTCATCGACGACATGGTTGCTCAGGCCATCAAGTCTTCTGGTGGTTTCGTTTGGGCGTGCAAGAACTACGACGGTGATGTCATG AGCGACATTCTCGCCCAGGGTTTCGGTTCTCTCGGTATGATGACTTCCGAGCTCATCACCCCAGACGGCAAGACCATGGAATCTGAAGCTGCCCACGGTACCGTCACCCGACACTACCGACAATACCAAGCTGGTCACGAAACCTCTACCAACCCTGTTGCCTCCATCTTTGCCTGGACCCGAGGGCTTGCCTTCCGAGCCAAGTTGGACGAGACCCCCGCGCTCGAGGCGTTCGCCAAGGACTTGGAAGCTGCCTGTGTTGAAGTCATCGACAAGGACGGTATCATGACCAAGGATTTGGCTTTGGCGATGAAGGGTAAGGACATGACTAGGGATGACTGGGTCACCACCGACGTCTACATGAAGAAGGTCAACGAGAGGTTGGTCGAAAAGCTCAAGGCGAGGAGCGCGTAA
- a CDS encoding hypothetical protein (HMMPfam hit to Iso_dh, Isocitrate/isopropylmalate dehydrogenase, score: 367.0, E(): 2.4e-107), with protein sequence MFPQLARSTTAFTRSSLLRSTRPLAFAMASRNYASTPAGIDRIKVKNPVVEIDGDEMTRIIWKKIREELILPYVDVDLKYYDLGMESRDATNDQITIDSAEAIKKYSVGVKCATITPDEARVKEFKLKEMWRSPNGTIRNILGGTVFREPIILDKIPKPVPGWTKPICIGRHAFGDQYRSTDFIAPGPGKLTLTYTPAEGGAPTELNVYDFKGKGVALAMYNTDESIYGFAHASFKMALSKKMPLFMSTKNTILKKYDGRFKDIFQEVYESTYKAEFEKLGVYYEHRLIDDMVAQAIKSSGGFVWACKNYDGDVMSDILAQGFGSLGMMTSELITPDGKTMESEAAHGTVTRHYRQYQAGHETSTNPVASIFAWTRGLAFRAKLDETPALEAFAKDLEAACVEVIDKDGIMTKDLALAMKGKDMTRDDWVTTDVYMKKVNERLVEKLKARSA encoded by the exons ATGTTCCCACAGCTCGCTCGAAGCACCACTGCCTTTACGcgctcatctcttctccgaTCAACTAGACCTTTAGCATTCGCAATGGCTTCACGCAACTATGCTTCCACCCCTGCCGGCATCGACAGGATCAAGGTCAAGAACCCCGTGGTTGAGATTGACGGTGATGAGATGACAAGGATcatctggaagaagatcaggGAGGAG CTTATCTTGCCCTACGTTGACGTTGACCTCAAGTACTACGACTTGGGAATGGAGAGCCGAGATGCT ACCAACGACCAAATCACTATCGACTCTGCCGAAGCTATCAAAAAGTACTCTGTCGGTGTCAAGTGCGCTACCATCACCCCTGACGAGGCTCGAGTCAAGGAATTCAAATTGAAGGAAATGTGGCGAAGCCCCAACGGAACT ATCCGAAACATCCTCGGAGGAACCGTCTTCCGAGAGCCCATTATCCTCGACAAGATCCCCAAGCCCGTCCCCGGATGGACCAAGCCCATCTGTATCGGTCGACATGCTTTCGGTGACCAATACCGATCCACCGACTTTATCGCCCCCGGACCCGGAAAGCTCACCCTCACTTACACCCCCGCTGAAGGAGGTGCCCCCACCGAGCTCAACGTCTACGActtcaagggcaagggtgTCGCCTTGGCCATGTATAACACCGACGAAAGCATTTACGGTTTCGCCCACGCGAGCTTCAAGATGGCTTTAAGCAAGAAGATGCCCTTGTTCATGTCTACCAAGAA CACCATCTTGAAGAAGTACGATGGCCGATTCAAGGACATTTTCCAAGAGGTCTACGAATCTACGTACAAGGCCGAGTTTGAGAAGCTCGGTGTCTATTATGAGCATCGCCTCATCGACGACATGGTTGCTCAGGCCATCAAGTCTTCTGGTGGTTTCGTTTGGGCGTGCAAGAACTACGACGGTGATGTCATG AGCGACATTCTCGCCCAGGGTTTCGGTTCTCTCGGTATGATGACTTCCGAGCTCATCACCCCAGACGGCAAGACCATGGAATCTGAAGCTGCCCACGGTACCGTCACCCGACACTACCGACAATACCAAGCTGGTCACGAAACCTCTACCAACCCTGTTGCCTCCATCTTTGCCTGGACCCGAGGGCTTGCCTTCCGAGCCAAGTTGGACGAGACCCCCGCGCTCGAGGCGTTCGCCAAGGACTTGGAAGCTGCCTGTGTTGAAGTCATCGACAAGGACGGTATCATGACCAAGGATTTGGCTTTGGCGATGAAGGGTAAGGACATGACTAGGGATGACTGGGTCACCACCGACGTCTACATGAAGAAGGTCAACGAGAGGTTGGTCGAAAAGCTCAAGGCGAGGAGCGCGTAA